CACTACCCAGATATTGAGCGATGGTGGGAAATTATTTGCAGTGCTTATTTAATGGTTAGTCTGCATTCGGAGCAACTGTTTCAGTCTCCATCACAACGAGAGTCAAAATTTGTTTCACATCCTTGGTGGGATAATGGAAATGGCTGGAAGAACATTCTTAACAATCTTCGTTTGATTATTCAACCTTTTACTTTATTTAATCTGATATATCCCTGGTTAACGGTTTTTCCTATTCCTCAATTAGCTTTGGGTTTTTTTAAACTTCAATCTATTATTTATAGCCTCACCAGTTCAATTTTTATATCCCTGATTCACCCTGATTTCTACTTTTCCTCTGCCTAGAGTGACAAAAGAGGGATAAGCTAATTTTACCAACTTTGGAGCATAAGTTGGTAAGCACATAGAAATAAAAAACAGTCCAGTATTTTACGGTGAATCGTCACTTCAATGTTATTTAACTTACTTTTGATACTGAGAACTTAAGCGACTTGGAGAGCGATCGCTACCTTTTTTCTCATTTTAGTATTTCTGTACTATATTTAGATGCGTTCGCCCTGGTATTGGCTCGACACCTCTCTGGGCAGTTACGATGAGCTTTATGGAGATTGCTCTATTTCAATAGTTACTCTAACCAGTAGATTGGTTAAGGTTCTGACTACTTTACTATCTTCTAGATTAAGCAAAATTTTAATTTCAACTACTCTCGTATCATTGTCACTACCGGGTTGGGGATCAAGAATATTATTTTTACCTATCTTTAAACCAATTTGCTCTACTTTTCCTCCAAGTTGTTCAGTTAAACCAGCATATTCACTAACAATTAAAGCTTTTTGACCGATTTTCACTTGGTTAATATCTCCTTCATATATTTCTGCTACAACATACATATTTTTTGTTTGACCCATTTCTATTAAACCTTTTGTACCAATTATCTCTCCAGGAAAGGTATGAATTTTTAAAACTTGCCCCTCTATTGGTGATTTCACTAAACCTAATTCTAAATCAGTTTCAGCCTTAACAATTGCTGCTTTTGCATTTCTTAACTCCGCTTCGGCTATAGCTATATTTACTGGAGGTACTTCCTTAATTTGTTCAAGTTTAAACTTAGCTTGTTGAATTTCGTAATCACCTGTTTTAAGCATTTGTGCTAAGGTTGCCTTAGCTCTTTCTACTTGTTCACGAAAAATTTTAACCCTTAAATTTTTATTATCAAATTCAGAGGTAGTAATAACTCCTTCTTGATAAAGTTTTTCATACCGTTTATATTCGGAAATAGCAAGTTCCAGTTGGGCTTCTAATTCTGTAATATTTGTTTTTTGAGTTTTAATATTACCCTGTAAATTAGCTTTTAATCTTTCAATTGTGGCAATTTGAGCATTAATTTCGCTAATTTGAGAACCAGCTTTTATTTTATCTAAATTAGCTTGATAGATAGCCATTTGAGTTTGTGCTTGTAATAAAACAGCTTTTAAACGATTATAGTTTTCTAGAATAGCAATAATTTGTCCCGACTCTATCCAATCTCCTTCTTTAACTAAGATTTTTTTTACTTGTATTCCTTGAATTGCAGAAGTTGGTGAAACTGTAATTACTCCTCCTTGAGGTTCAATTTTTCCTAACCCACTAATATGAAATATTTTTTGTTTATAATTCGATTCTAAACCAACACTAGGTTTTTTCTCGACCGATATTAATACTTTTTTAAAAATTAAAATAATACTAATACCTAAAATAGATAAAAATGCGACAAGTATGAAGAGCCACTTCTTATGTTGTATCCGCTTCATTGATTTCATAAACTGATAATATTCTCTTTAAAACCAGATTCAGCAGGTAAAAGCGGAAAGGAATAATAAAGTCCAGTACTCTCAGTCCTAGCAGAAAAAGAGACTGATGGTCATGCCGCTTGGGCAATTCCCTTGTCTGGAGAAAGGGTGTCGCTTCATCAAAGTGGTGTTGACGTTGCAAGTGAGCAAATTCAATCTATTATGTGCGATTCATCACTGCCTTGGCATGAGAAATTGTGCGTACTAGTAGCAGATAGCGTCTATAGCCAACGTTCATTTCTGTTTGAGCAGTCCAAACACAAAAATTTGGTGGTGATAGCCAGAGTCCGTAGTAATCGTATTTTCTATCAGTCTCCACCTATAACTGAGTCAAATAAAAAACGTGGTTGCCCCAAAAAATACGGTGAGCGGTTTGATTTGGCTGATACTGAAACTTGGCATCAGCCAGACGAAACAACACAAATTCAACAGACAACTCGTAAAGGTCGTCTTTTAAACGTAACCATACTTGCAAGGCATGAAATGTTGATGAGGGGAACCAAGAAGCAAAAAATGTACCGTCATCCCTTCACGCTTATCAGCGGCAACAAACGCTTGAATTTAAACAGCAGTACGCAAAACGATCTGGTGTTGAAGGGACTATTTCTCAAGCCACAAGAGTGTTTGGATTGCGTCGATGCCGTTATCGAGGCTTTGAAAAAACTAGACTACAGCTGCTGCTATGAATCTGGTTAGGGTTTGGCAGTGGTGGACAGAAGCTAATAACTTTGGTAAGAGTCTTTCTCGCTTCGCCGCTTTAGCCGCA
This sequence is a window from Tolypothrix sp. PCC 7712. Protein-coding genes within it:
- a CDS encoding ABC exporter membrane fusion protein, with translation MKRIQHKKWLFILVAFLSILGISIILIFKKVLISVEKKPSVGLESNYKQKIFHISGLGKIEPQGGVITVSPTSAIQGIQVKKILVKEGDWIESGQIIAILENYNRLKAVLLQAQTQMAIYQANLDKIKAGSQISEINAQIATIERLKANLQGNIKTQKTNITELEAQLELAISEYKRYEKLYQEGVITTSEFDNKNLRVKIFREQVERAKATLAQMLKTGDYEIQQAKFKLEQIKEVPPVNIAIAEAELRNAKAAIVKAETDLELGLVKSPIEGQVLKIHTFPGEIIGTKGLIEMGQTKNMYVVAEIYEGDINQVKIGQKALIVSEYAGLTEQLGGKVEQIGLKIGKNNILDPQPGSDNDTRVVEIKILLNLEDSKVVRTLTNLLVRVTIEIEQSP